Below is a window of Lacrimispora xylanolytica DNA.
ATCTTTCATATCTCTGATTTGCAAGCTCTTCTTTACTTTTTAACAGGTATGTGAGGAAAAATTCCTCCATCGCCTTATCCATTTCCATTGCTGCTGCGGAAATATTTTCTCCGCTCACCGGCTCTTCCTCTGGAATGACCCGTTCAATTAAGCCTAGTTCCAGGAGATCCTTTGCCGTAATCTTCATGACCCTTGCCGCGTCATTTGCCTTTTTGCTGTCCTTATAAAGGATAGAGGCAAAGCCTTCCGGCGAGAGTATGGAATAGATGGCATTTTCCATCATCCAGACCTCATTGCCAACTGCCATGGCAAGAGCACCGCCGCTGCCGCCTTCTCCGATTACAATGGAGAGAACGGGAACGGTTAAAGATGCCATCTCAAATAAGTTTCTGGCGATGGCCTCTCCCTGTCCTCTTTCCTCTGCCTCCAGGCCGCAGAATGCACCAGGAGTATCCACAAGACAGATAATAGGTCTTCCAAAGGTTTCCGCCTGCTTCATGAGGCGAAGGGCCTTTCGATAGCCTTCGGGAGAAGGCATTCCAAAGTTTCGTTTGATGTTATCCTTTGTATTCTTTCCTTTTTCCTGGCCAATGACCGTAACCGGCATACCATGAAAGGATGCAATTCCGCCTACAATGGCACCATCATCTTTAAAATAACGGTCCCCTGCAAACTCCATGAAATCATCAAAAACTTCTCTGATATAATCCGATGCCACCGGACGATCCGCCCGTCTGGATAACAGGACCGTATCCCAGGCACTTCGTTTGCTCTTTTTGGGGCGAAGGGCCTTCTTTTTTCCACTATCCACTTCCGAAGAAATCTGTTTATCCACAAAAAACTCCTTTACAGCGTAAGGTTTGTGGAGTTTTAAGATTCGGGCAATGGTTTCCTTCATCTCATTTCTTGGAACGATTTTATCAATAAATCCATGCTCAAGAAGAAATTCTGAACGCTGGAAGCCTTCCGGCAGCTTCTGTCCAATGGTCTGTTCAATAACCCTGGGACCAGCAAAGCCGATTAAGGCCCCTGGCTCCGCTAAAATCACATCTCCAAGCATGGCAAAGCTTGCGGTTACGCCTCCTGTGGTTGGATCAGTCAGCACACTGATGTAAAGCTGACCTGCCTCGTGGTGGCGCTTTAAGGCTGCTGAGGTTTTAGCCATCTGCATCAGGGATACGATTCCCTCCTGCATTCTGGCTCCGCCGGAACAGGCAAAAAGTACCACTGGAAGCTTTAATAGCGTAGCCTGCTCCACAGCTCTGGCAATCTTTTCTCCAACCACATGGCCCATACTGCTCATGATAAAACGGGCATCCATTACACCAAGAACCGCTCTTTGACCGCCAATTTCACAGATACCAGTGACAATGGCTTCAGAAAGGCCAGTTTTTTCCTTTGCTGCTGCCACCTTTTTGTCATAGCCAGGGAAATCAAGGGGATTGGCAAATTCCATTTCCTTATCCCACTCGGTGAAGGTATTAGTATCTGCCATCATCTCAATTCTCTGAAAGGCATGCAGCCGGAAATAGCCGGTGCACTTGGTACAGACATAATGATTATTTTTTACATCCTCAGAATAAATGGGCTGGCCGCACTTGTTGCACTTTTTCCATAGCCCTTCCGGGATGTTAGGTTCCTCTGACTTTTCCGGAGTCTTATACTTGCTGTCGATCAGTGTATAGGTCTTCTTAAACATGTTTCTTAACATAAGATACACTCCTTTATTTGCTTACCGGACATAATCCGGAAAATATTTCGGGATGAAGTCCGTATCTACATCTCCGTCACGGTAAGCCTCATGACTTAAGATATCGAACTGAAAATCCACATTGGTCTCGATACCCTCGATGATCAGCTCCCCAAGGGCACTTCTCATCTTTGAGATGGCTTCCCTCCGGTCCTTACCATGAACAATCAGCTTCATCAGCATGGAGTCATAATTGGCCGGAACCTTATATTCGTTATAAATATGAGTGTCAATTCTCACACCATTACCGCCTGGAACGTGAATGTTTTTAATCAGGCCAGGACATGGCATAAAATGCTTTGAAGGATTCTCTGCATTGATTCTGCATTCGATGGCATGGCCGGATATGGTGATATCTTCCTGCTTCACGCTTAAAGGCTCTCCAGCTGCGATCCGGATCTGCTCCTTAATAAGATCTAAACCAGTCACCATCTCGGTGACCGGGTGTTCTACCTGAATTCTGGTGTTCATCTCCATGAAGTAAAAATTTTTATGTTTATCCAGAAGGAATTCGATGGTTCCGGCATTTTCATAGCCAACTGCCTTAGCTGCACGGACCGCCACGTCTCCCATCTGCTTTCTTAACTCCTCTGAGATTGCGGCAGAAGGTGATTCTTCCAGTACCTTCTGATGACGCCTCTGAATGGAGCAGTCACGCTCTCCCATATGAACCACATTGCCAAACTTATCCGCCATAATCTGAAATTCAATATGACGTGGCTTCTCAATGTATTTTTCGATGTACATGGTGTCGTCAGAAAATCCCTTCACAGACTCCATCTGGGCATTGTTAAAGTTAGCTTCAAAGTCTTCCAGTCCTCTGGAAATTCTCATTCCCTTACCGCCGCCGCCTGAGGATGCCTTAATCATGACAGGAAAACCAATTTTCTCTGCCATCTCTTTTGCTTCCCCTACGTGGTGGACCGCCTCTTTGCCGCCGGGAACAACCGGGACACCCGCTTCCATCATGGTCTTTCTGGCTTCTGATTTGTTGCCCATTTTATTGATGATGTGATGGGAAGGACCGATAAAGGTAATGTTACATTTTTCACAAAGCTCTGCAAATCGTTCATTTTCAGAAAGAAATCCAAAGCCTGGGTGAATCGCATCTGCCTTCATGGCCACGGTAGCCGTAAGGATGCGTTCCATGTTTAAATAACTCTGGGTAGAAGGGGCTGGACCAATACAGATGGCCTCATCTGCTAAGAGAGTATGAAGACTGTCCCGGTCTGCTTCCGAGTACACGGCTACCGTTTTAATGCCCATTTCCCGGCAGGCCCTTATAATACGAACCGCGATTTCTCCACGGTTTGCGATTAGAATCTTATCAAACATAACATCCACCTACCCAATCATAAATGTCATTTCTGCACTGGCTGCTACTTTTCCATCCACAGTTGCAACGGCTCTTCCGATGCCAACAGGGCCCTTGCGCTTTATAATTTCACATTCCAGTTTCAGTTTATCTCCTGGCAAAACCTTGCGTTTAAATTTCGCTTTGTCAATGCCACCGAAAAATCCAACTTTTCCTTTATTCTCTTCCAGACTTAACATGGCGACAGATCCAACCTGTGCCAATGCCTCAAGAATCAAAACTCCAGGCATAACAGGCATTTCCGGAAAATGTCCCTGAAAAAATGGCTCATTATAGGTAACACATTTATATCCGGTTGCTCTTTCTCCTGGCACAAGTTCCTCGATGACGTCTACCAGTAAAAACGGATGTCTGTGAGGTATGATCTCCTGAATTTCCTTGATTCCTAACATATTTTCTCTCCTTATGTTTGAAAAGAGAGGCCGCTGCTTAGGGCCTCTCTTATAATTCACATCAATTTACCGGATACGGAACAGAGGCTGACCGTACTCTACCACATCTTCATTTGAAACCAGTACCGTTTCCACAACACCGTCGTATTCGCATTCGATCTCGTTCATCAGTTTCATTGCCTCGATGATTCCAAGGATCTGTCCCTTCTTTACCTGATCTCCTGCCTTTACAAATGGCTCTGCCTCCGGAGAGGAAGCATTGTAAAACGTACCCACAAGAGGAGATGCTACTACATTGCCAGTACAGAGTTCCACGTCATTGGTTCCTTTTGTCATCACGCCAGCAGACTCATTCCCCTTATCCGATTGCTGACACATACCTGCCTCAGACAGTGTCTGATAAACAGGGGCTGTGGATACGGTAAGAATCTCTTTTTCCTTTTTTATGGAGAGCTTTACATCGCCCTCCTCTAATCGAAAGCTGGTCAGGTCATTCTCTTTTACCGCCTGCATCAGCCTTATGATATCATTAATCTCCATTGACTGCCTCCTAAGCCTTATACTTTTTTACAAGAATGCTGGCATTATGTCCGCCAAATCCAAGGGAATT
It encodes the following:
- a CDS encoding acetyl-CoA carboxylase carboxyltransferase subunit alpha, which translates into the protein MLRNMFKKTYTLIDSKYKTPEKSEEPNIPEGLWKKCNKCGQPIYSEDVKNNHYVCTKCTGYFRLHAFQRIEMMADTNTFTEWDKEMEFANPLDFPGYDKKVAAAKEKTGLSEAIVTGICEIGGQRAVLGVMDARFIMSSMGHVVGEKIARAVEQATLLKLPVVLFACSGGARMQEGIVSLMQMAKTSAALKRHHEAGQLYISVLTDPTTGGVTASFAMLGDVILAEPGALIGFAGPRVIEQTIGQKLPEGFQRSEFLLEHGFIDKIVPRNEMKETIARILKLHKPYAVKEFFVDKQISSEVDSGKKKALRPKKSKRSAWDTVLLSRRADRPVASDYIREVFDDFMEFAGDRYFKDDGAIVGGIASFHGMPVTVIGQEKGKNTKDNIKRNFGMPSPEGYRKALRLMKQAETFGRPIICLVDTPGAFCGLEAEERGQGEAIARNLFEMASLTVPVLSIVIGEGGSGGALAMAVGNEVWMMENAIYSILSPEGFASILYKDSKKANDAARVMKITAKDLLELGLIERVIPEEEPVSGENISAAAMEMDKAMEEFFLTYLLKSKEELANQRYERFRRM
- the fabZ gene encoding 3-hydroxyacyl-ACP dehydratase FabZ, which translates into the protein MLGIKEIQEIIPHRHPFLLVDVIEELVPGERATGYKCVTYNEPFFQGHFPEMPVMPGVLILEALAQVGSVAMLSLEENKGKVGFFGGIDKAKFKRKVLPGDKLKLECEIIKRKGPVGIGRAVATVDGKVAASAEMTFMIG
- a CDS encoding acetyl-CoA carboxylase biotin carboxylase subunit, which produces MFDKILIANRGEIAVRIIRACREMGIKTVAVYSEADRDSLHTLLADEAICIGPAPSTQSYLNMERILTATVAMKADAIHPGFGFLSENERFAELCEKCNITFIGPSHHIINKMGNKSEARKTMMEAGVPVVPGGKEAVHHVGEAKEMAEKIGFPVMIKASSGGGGKGMRISRGLEDFEANFNNAQMESVKGFSDDTMYIEKYIEKPRHIEFQIMADKFGNVVHMGERDCSIQRRHQKVLEESPSAAISEELRKQMGDVAVRAAKAVGYENAGTIEFLLDKHKNFYFMEMNTRIQVEHPVTEMVTGLDLIKEQIRIAAGEPLSVKQEDITISGHAIECRINAENPSKHFMPCPGLIKNIHVPGGNGVRIDTHIYNEYKVPANYDSMLMKLIVHGKDRREAISKMRSALGELIIEGIETNVDFQFDILSHEAYRDGDVDTDFIPKYFPDYVR
- the accB gene encoding acetyl-CoA carboxylase biotin carboxyl carrier protein produces the protein MEINDIIRLMQAVKENDLTSFRLEEGDVKLSIKKEKEILTVSTAPVYQTLSEAGMCQQSDKGNESAGVMTKGTNDVELCTGNVVASPLVGTFYNASSPEAEPFVKAGDQVKKGQILGIIEAMKLMNEIECEYDGVVETVLVSNEDVVEYGQPLFRIR